The Salvelinus namaycush isolate Seneca chromosome 13, SaNama_1.0, whole genome shotgun sequence genome includes a region encoding these proteins:
- the LOC120057831 gene encoding fas apoptotic inhibitory molecule 1-like produces MSGDLVGVWEVALSDGVHRIEFEHGTTTGKRVIYIDGKEIVRRDWMFKLVGKETFNVGSAATKATINIDAVSGFAYEYTLEINGKSLKTYMENRSKVTNTWLLNLDGIDCRVVLEKDTMDIWCNGQKMETAGEFVEDGTETHFTLSAHDCCIKAVSSGKRRDGIIHTLLVDGTEIAETTE; encoded by the exons ATGTCGGGCGACCTGGTAGGAGTGTGGGAAGTGGCCCTGAGCGATGGAGTCCATCGGATTGAGTTTGAACATGGCACAACCACTGGGAAAAGGGTAATCTACATAGACGGAAAG GAAATTGTAAGAAGAGACTGGATGTTCAAGCTGGTGGGAAAGGAGACCTTCAACGTGGGAAGTGCGGCCACCAAAGCGACCATTAACATTGACGCAGTGAGCGGCTTTGCTTACGAATACACCCTGGAGATCAATGGAAAGAGCCTGAAAACGTACATGGAGAACCGCTCCAAAGTCACCAACACTTGGCTGCTCAACCTGGACGGCATCGACTGCAGGGTCGTCCTGG AGAAAGACACTATGGATATTTGgtgtaatggacaaaaaatggaGACAGCG GGGGAGTTTGTGGAAGACGGTACTGAGACACACTTCACTCTAAGCGCCCATGACTGTTGCATTAAGGCCGTGAGCAGTGGAAAGAGGCGAGATGGCATTATCCACACTTTGCTTGTGGACGGCACAGAGATAGCTGAAACCACAGAGTGA